A window of Rhododendron vialii isolate Sample 1 chromosome 13a, ASM3025357v1 contains these coding sequences:
- the LOC131314634 gene encoding histone H3.2, which yields MARTKQTARKSTGGKAPRKQLATKAARKSAPATGGVKKPHRFRPGTVALREIRKYQKSTELLIRKLPFQRLVREIAQDFKTDLRFQSSAVAALQEAAEAYLVGLFEDTNLCAIHAKRVTIMPKDIQLARRIRGERA from the coding sequence ATGGCAAGGACAAAGCAAACAGCGAGGAAGTCTACCGGCGGGAAGGCGCCGAGGAAGCAGCTGGCGACGAAGGCCGCGCGGAAGTCGGCGCCGGCGACGGGGGGCGTGAAGAAGCCGCACAGGTTCAGGCCGGGGACGGTGGCGCTTCGGGAGATCAGGAAGTACCAGAAGAGCACGGAGCTTCTGATCAGGAAGCTGCCGTTCCAGAGGCTGGTGAGGGAGATCGCGCAGGACTTCAAGACCGACCTGAGGTTTCAGAGCTCTGCCGTGGCCGCGCTGCAGGAGGCGGCCGAGGCGTACCTGGTGGGGTTGTTTGAGGACACGAATCTGTGTGCGATTCATGCCAAGAGGGTTACGATCATGCCCAAGGACATTCAGCTTGCGAGGAGGATTCGTGGGGAGAGGGCCTAG
- the LOC131314635 gene encoding IRK-interacting protein-like, whose protein sequence is MAPTTTAEILETQNRNYNTDTNEIKREEVQAAIAKAKELRALHSALVQGNSPANFRLLPSGSSPVPGLTPQLSAQDYPVFTPSYEDEPLPGYQQIQLESRTLSECWNEYRIGEGSIDETLFLPKNMNASSRNGFAYLESHSCPAEDQKSIGGSFSHNPLFPRNSPRNDFSNSSRRNSLGEFRSYRSSSCNKCNPAVISKNSNILAPLSDSHSSLQSHQKTRGLNFSWWFPFSGLKKKNKNVNSPNRMQPEERFSQAFSDLGILSIEALKKQLMEANESRDAALMEVAEMKSSMGDLRQKLERLETYCGELKEALRQAMTTEKDSHVPETNGNLNSINDMPVSEEVMVEGFLQIVSEARLSVKQYCKTLVTRINETDGSLMENLNSLLQPHKLSANSKYTKAVLYHLEAIINETLFQDFENIAFQKNGSPKLLDPHQDRQAQFQSYVSLRNLSWSEVLNKGTKYYSEEFSKFCDQKMSCIISTLNWTRPWPENLLQSFFVAAKCIWLLHLLAFSFNPPLGILRVEENRNFDSHFMEDVFMHKRKSSGPSRVKVMVMPGFYVQERVLRCKVLCRYKSAT, encoded by the exons ATGGCACCTACTACTACAGCTGAAATCCTTGAAACCCAAAACAGAAATTACAACACCGACACCAATGAAATCAAAAGAGAAGAAGTTCAAGCTGCAATTGCCAAAGCAAAGGAGCTCAGAGCCCTTCACTCGGCTCTTGTCCAAGGAAACAGCCCTGCCAATTTCAGATTACTACCCTCTGGTTCTTCCCCTGTTCCAGGCCTTACCCCTCAGTTATCTGCCCAAGATTACCCTGTTTTTACACCA AGTTATGAAGATGAACCATTACCCGGGTACCAACAAATTCAACTAGAAAGTCGAACTCTATCTGAATGTTGGAATGAGTATAGGATCGGAGAAGGAAGTATCGATGAAACcctctttttacccaaaaacatgAATGCATCTTCAAGAAATGGATTTGCGTACTTAGAGTCCCATAGTTGTCCAGCTGAAGATCAGAAGTCCATCGGTGGTTCATTTTCTCATAACCCTTTGTTTCCTAGAAATTCACCGAGAAATGATTTCTCCAACTCAAGCAGAAGAAACAGTTTGGGGGAATTCAGATCATACCGATCATCTTCTTGCAACAAATGCAACCCCGCAGTTATAAGCAAGAATTCCAATATCCTAGCACCTCTATCGGACTCACATTCTTCTCTCCAATCGCATCAAAAAACACGTGGACTTAATTTCTCGTGGTGGTTTCCCTTTTCCGGgctaaagaaaaagaacaagaacgTGAATTCGCCAAACAGAATGCAACCAGAGGAAAGATTTTCCCAAGCTTTTAGCGACTTGGGGATTTTGTCGATTGAGGCATTGAAGAAACAGCTCATGGAAGCAAACGAAAGTAGAGATGCAGCCCTAATGGAGGTCGCGGAAATGAAATCCTCAATGGGGGATTTAAGACAGAAGTTGGAGCGTTTGGAAACTTATTGTGGAGAACTAAAAGAGGCCTTGAGGCAAGCAATGACAACGGAGAAGGATTCCCACGTCCCGGAAACGAATGGGAATTTGAATTCTATCAATGATATGCCCGTGAGCGAGGAAGTAATGGTGGAAGGTTTCTTGCAAATAGTATCCGAAGCGAGGCTATCAGTGAAACAGTATTGCAAAACCCTAGTAACCCGGATCAACGAAACGGATGGATCTTTGATGGAGAATTTGAATTCCCTTCTCCAACCACACAAGCTTTCTGCAAATTCAAAGTACACGAAGGCAGTTTTGTACCATTTGGAGGCAATCATAAACGAAACACTCTTCcaagattttgaaaacatcgcATTTCAAAAAAATGGATCACCGAAGCTCTTAGACCCTCATCAAGACCGCCAAGCACAATTCCAATCGTATGTTTCCCTTCGAAATTTGAGTTGGAGTGAAGTTTTGAATAAAGGAACCAAATACTACAGCGAGGAGTTCAGTAAGTTTTGTGACCAAAAAATGAGTTGCATCATCAGTACTCTGAATTGGACTAGACCGTGGCCTGAAAACCTCCTCCAGTCATTTTTTGTGGCAGCAAAGTGCATTTGGTTGCTTCATTTGCTTGCGTTCTCGTTCAACCCGCCATTGGGGATTCTGAGGGTGGAAGAAAACAGAAATTTCGATTCACATTTCATGGAGGATGTTTTCATGCATAAGCGGAAATCGAGCGGTCCGAGCCGGGTTAAAGTTATGGTGATGCCGGGGTTTTATGTGCAGGAGAGAGTACTTAGGTGTAAGGTTCTTTGCAGGTATAAGTCCGCAACCTGA